From the genome of Bartonella sp. M0283:
CTCGCCGAAGGCAAGAATATCGACTGGCAGAAAGCCATGCGTCAACCTCTTGTCGTTCATGAAAACACCAGTGTTCTGCGGCTGATGGAAAAATTGCGTCGTTCAGCAATTCAACTTGCCATAGTGGTCGATGAACATGGTTCGTTTGAAGGCGTCGCAACCCCGACTGATATATTGGAAGCTATTGCCGGCGATTTTCCGGATGAAGATGACGAACCGGTTATAGCCGAACAGTTGAAAGATGGCAGCTTTATGGTTGAAGGTTATGCGGATATTCGTCGATTGAGCGGTTATCTTGATAAAGATTTGGTGGATGAGAATGATCGTTATACAACTCTCGCCGGTTTTATGTTATGGCATTTTGGACATTTGCCGGTGACGGGCGAGAGTTTTGAAGCCGAGGGGTTTAATTTCAAGGTAGTTGAAATGGACCGGCGGAATATAGCAAAAGTTTTAATATCGCCAGTAAAAAAGCAAGATCAATGATTTGGCAATAAAAAAACAGTCAGTTATTTATCAAAGACGCTTAACTTATTTACGAGAAATTGTAAGATATAGAATAGTTCTCAATTGGAGGGAATTGAAAATGAAACCACGTTTGCAGATCATTGTTACGCCTACGCGCGCTGGTCGTGTCGGTAAAAAGCTGGGGGACTGGCTGTGTTCATATGCCGACAGTCATTCGAACTTTGATGTCGAATTGATCGATCTGGCAACAATCAATCTGCCTTTATTCGATGAGCCGAAGCATCCACGTCTTCATCAATATGAACATGCCCATACAAAAGAGTGGAGCAAGCTCATTGCCAAGGGAGATTGTTATATTTTCGTCATTCCCGAATATGACCATCTGCCACCCTCATCTTTTGTCAATGCTGTGACTTATCTTGCAAATGAGTGGAGTTATAAAGCCGTATCATTCTTGAGTTATGGTGGTATTTCAGGGGGCTTGAGAGCTGTCGAAACGGCACGGTTAATGGTTAATGCCGTAAGAATGGTACCAATTCTTGAAACCTTGCCAATTCCCCAATATACCCAGTACATAGACGAGAACGGTAATTTCCGGCCAAATGGAGCTATCGAAGGTGGGGCACAGGCAGTTTTTGATGAATTGTTCAAAATGAATAACGGTTTGAAAAATATCCGCCCGAAATTTTGATGTGTTTTAGCCTTCGGAAAAGGTGATGACTAAATTATTAGTCGTTCTTGATGATCAGGACGATGCGCGGGTCGCTTACAGCGTCCGCGCTGACATTGTTTTAGTGTCCGGCACATTGCAAAAAATGCAAAAATTATGTTCGGCACTGAAAAATATGGCGAGCTATTCGCCGCAAATATGGTTGCGGACGTCCGATCCCCATTTGTTGACTTCCAAAGTGATGGAGCGGTGCGGCGCTCAAAGGATTGTCGTTTCGGCTTCGCCGGAAGAGCTTCCGGCTTTTGTGAAGACGCTGGTAAATCAATGTAATGATTATCCTTTGGTGGCATTGATAGAAGCGGAAAATTCGCCAAATAATTCTTTGATCCCGATTATTAACGCCTTGGGCTTTCGTGGTATTCTGCTTCAGCCAGTCAATCTCGACCAGACAATTCTCAGCCAGATAAAGGTAGGAAATATAGGTCAGTTCATGGCAAAATCCCGTGCTGCCAATTTGGAAGCGGGCGTTATCGGGATGATCGAGGCACCTGACATTCCACGGTTGCTCCCTTATTCACCTGATTGGCTGGGTTTTATCATTAAACATCCGGTCAAATCGGGCCAGTTTGGCGATAATGCAACCAATTTATTGATGCGCGCTCTTTTACCTGTCGATAGCGGGCAGGAACAACTTCCTGAAGGTTCGGGGCTCGGTACTGATCGCATTATTATTGAAGATTTTATTTTGCCGATGGAAATCGGTGCCTATAAACGTGAATATGGGCATAAACAAAAAGTCCGGTTCAACATCAAGGCCGATGTCGAACGATTATCTTCCAATCCAGAAGATATGCGTCATATTTTTTCCTATGATCTTATTCTTGATGGCATCAAAAATCTTGTTTCGCTTGGTCATGTCGAACTTGTTGAAACATTGGCTGAACGTATTGCTGCGCTCATTCTCGCTTATCCGAGGGTTCAAAAAGTGATTGTCCGCGTTGATAAGCTCGAATTGGGACCTGCCGCTGTTGGCGTGGAAATAGAACGACAAAAAAAGAAAGCTTGAATAACATCGCCTATTCAAGCTTCTTTGAATTTATTTCATATCCAATTTTTTCGCTGCGTTATTGTCGATATTTGCATTGCGTTGGCGATATTGGCTTATTTCGAAAGCGGCAACGAAGAATAGCGAGATAACAAGCGGTATAATGAGGTAAAGCAGGCGGAATACAATGAGAGCCGAAATGACATCGGCCGGACTCATATTCGGCATACCGGCCATAAACAGGGCTTCCAACACACCGACACCGCCGGCAGGAGCATTCGATAAAAGCGTTACAGTAAATGACGCAAGAAACACACCCAAAACTGCAATAAAACCGGGGTTTCCGATATCGGGCAGGGTTGCATAAATCACGCCTGCCGCGCCAATCAATTCCAAAGGTCCAATTATCAATTGTTGAACGACAATACCGAAATGGGGATAGGAAATCTGGAATGACTTGCCGATTTTTAACGGGCGCAATTGCAAAAGGCTGCCCAAAATATAAAGCGCAACAAATGTCAGCATTCCAATGCCGATAGTAACGGCAAGCCATGAGGGAATACCTTCATGAACAAGGGTAATGAGATCGGGACGGATCACGAGTACCAAGCCGGAAAGCAGGATTGTACCAAGAGCAAAGGTAAAGGAACAAAAAGCGACGAGAACGGCTATTTCCACACCACTCAAGCCCTTTTTGCTATAGGCACGATAACGCACAACAGCGCCTGAAAAAACCGATGCACCGATATTATGGGAAAGCGCATATGTGGTGAATGAGCAAATGGCAATATAATGGAGCGGTATTTTTTTGCCTAAATGTTGCAACGCAATGCGGTCGTAACCGGCAAGAGCTGCATAAGCAAGCAATGCAAAAAATGCGGCAAGTACCCAGTGGTGCGGGCTTAATGCGCCAAGTCGGCTAGTAATATCACCAAAGGAGATCGCAGACAACTTGTGGTAAAGAATATAGATGGACACCACCATTGCGATGATGCCGATAAGCGGCCAAATATATTTCTTAAGTTTCATACGTATCCACTCACATTTTCCGGCGTTTCCCCATTATTTAACGGGGAAGTCTGATCATCCGAACATGCCTGTTCATCCGCTTCAGGATAACTCAAATGTTTTAATATACCTTTAGCGATTTCTTCGTCATCCGTCACTATCGTATTCGCCCCCATATCTTTTAGATAAGAGGTTTCCACACCTGTGACAGCGTGGGCAATAATATTGATCCGGTCATTTGCCTTGCGAGCCTCGGCAACAATTTTTGCCGCGTCAATTGCGCTTTTTGTTGATATAACCAATTGACGGGCTTTTTCGATATTGGCTCGCTCAAGTATAGTCACATTGGCCGCATTGCCCAGAATTGCTTCGTTTTTTTGCTCTTCAGCGCTTTTAACAGCCTGCCCGTTATGATCAATGACGACGAAATCTATGTGAGAGTGTTGGAGAGCATTGGCAATTTTTTCGCCGATATCGCCAAAGCCGACCAGAATTGTGTGGTTGGTTTTATCGGTTTTTGCCAAATCACTATCGTCATCGGCGCCGATATCTATAATCGTGGTTTCGCCATTTTCCGTCTCAAGACGGGAACGAATTTTATCGGCGGCAAAACAGACAAGCGGATTTAAAAGAATGGAAAGGATAGCGCCGCCCACAATAAGATCACGCGCTTCGTCATTGATAATTCCCAACGAAGTACCAAGACCTGCAAGAATAAAAGAAAATTCACCTATCTGGGCAAGGCCTGCACCAATTGTGAGCGCAGTTGCATAAGGACGATGAAAGAGGCGGACAATTGCATAGGCAGCAAGAGATTTGCCGCCGATAATAATGATGAGTGTAACAATCAGAGGCAAAAAAGCGGTCAACAATTTGGATGGGTCAAAAAGCATCCCGACGGAAACGAAAAACAGAACGGCAAAAGCATCACGAAGCGGCAATGTTTCTTCCGTTGCTCTTTGGCTGAGCTCCGACCCACTCATAATCATTCCGGCAAAAAAAGCACCCAATGCAATAGAAACGCCAAAAAGATGGGCTGAAAAAAATGCGACACCAAGAGCGATTGCAAGAACACTTAAACGAAAAAGTTCTCGCGAGCCGGATTGGGCAGAAATTTTCAAAAGCCAAGGGATAACACGTTGGCCGACAATGACCATCAAGATGACGAACAGAACAACTTTGGCAATTGTCAGAAGAATTGTCCCGAAGAGCCCCAATTGCATCCATTGGGCAAGAGGATCGGCTTCACCGGTTATTCTTCCTCCCAATGAAGTGGATAGGGCAGGGATGAGCACCAAAGCCAGAACCATTGCCAGATCTTCAACAATAAGCCACCCAACAGCAATGCGTCCACGGTCTGTTTCAATGAGATTGCGTTCCTGCAACGAGCGCAAAAGCACAACTGTACTGGCTGTAGAAAGTGCCAGTCCAAAGACCAATCCGCCGCCAATTCCCCATCCCATAACAAGACTGAAACACAGCCCCAATGCCGTGGCAGCAGTCATTTGTACAATAGCGCCGGGGATAGCGATTGCTTTGACCGAAAGAAGATCTTTGAAAGAAAAATGCAGGCCGACGCCAAACATCAACAGGATAATACCGATTTCGGCAAGCTGATTGATCAAAACCGAATCAACACGAAAACCACCGGTATGGGGCCCCACAATGACACCTGCCAGAAGATAGCCGACGAGTGGCGAGATTCTTAAACGATTGGCGAGGACACCGAACAGAAATGCAAGGCACAATCCTACAACAATAGTTGTTACCAATGGTGTATCCTGTATCATCTGCGGCTGGAACTTCCTCACTGTTTTCGACGAGACACTGTCAATGTGCCATGAACCTAAACATCATTTGTGTTAAGCTTATGACAAAATTTCCAATCGTTTTTTGATTAAATCGGATAATTTTCTCTCTTCAAAAAAGCCGGCCTCAAAAAAGCCGGCCTTAAAAAAGCCGGCCTTAAAAAAGCCGGTATGACACGCTCCCATCACGCCGGCTTTTTGAATAGTTTATTTTGCGCTCACTGAATTCGGGTGCGGTTTGTCTTCAATGAGATCGCGCCCCTCGTGGTGGTGATGCCACCAATTGCCAAGGAAGAGCAGAATTGGTGCAGCAATGAAAATTGACGAGGATGTCGCAATAATTACCCCGACAACCATTGGAACGGCAAAATTATGAACAGCACTGCCGCCCCAGATCGCCATCGGGAGCATAGCAAGAACAGTGGTCGTTGAGGTGAAAATACAACGGATAAGCACCTGATTGATCGACATGTCGACCAATTGTCGCAAGGCCATCTTTTTATAGAGCCTCATATTTTCACGCATACGGTCATAAACCACCACTTTATCGTTGACGGAGTAGCCCACAATTGTGAGAAGCGCGGCAATTGCAGTCAAATTGAAATCTAACTGGAACAATGCAAAGAAGCCGACCATTTTGGTGGTATCAAGAACAATAGTGACAATAGCACCGACAGCAAAGAACCACTCGAAACGCCACCAGATATAAAACATCATGGCAATTGCTGCGAGAACGACAGCAGTAAAGCCAGCCGTTGCAAGTTCACCTGAAACTTTCGGGCCGACAACCTCGATCTGGTCAAAGGTGACATCGGGGTAGATTGTCTTGACAGCCGTTTTCAGTTTTTCAATGGCCGCGGTTTGTTGCGCTTCACCACCATCCTGTTGTTGAACTCTGATGAGCACTGTGTTCTGGTTGGAAACATTTTGCAGGGCAATTTCGCCTAATCCCAATTGTCCCAATGTCGAGCGCAATGTAGCAAGATCGGCAGGGGCCTTGGTGGTAATAGCCATCTGGCTACCGCCCATAAAATCAATACCGAAATTAAGCCCCGGCTTGAAGAACAGCACGATTGACGCAATTGACAGGAAAATGGAAACACCAATGCCGATGAAGCGTGCGTTCATGAAGTGAAAATTGGTGTGTTGAGGAATGAATTTGAAAAATGAATGGATGTGCAATTTGTTAATTTTCCATTCACGCACAACCCACGACATAATGATACGCACGATGGTGACATCGGTAAACAATGAAATGATAATGCCAAGAAGC
Proteins encoded in this window:
- a CDS encoding NADPH-dependent FMN reductase, with amino-acid sequence MKPRLQIIVTPTRAGRVGKKLGDWLCSYADSHSNFDVELIDLATINLPLFDEPKHPRLHQYEHAHTKEWSKLIAKGDCYIFVIPEYDHLPPSSFVNAVTYLANEWSYKAVSFLSYGGISGGLRAVETARLMVNAVRMVPILETLPIPQYTQYIDENGNFRPNGAIEGGAQAVFDELFKMNNGLKNIRPKF
- a CDS encoding dihydroneopterin aldolase — translated: MTKLLVVLDDQDDARVAYSVRADIVLVSGTLQKMQKLCSALKNMASYSPQIWLRTSDPHLLTSKVMERCGAQRIVVSASPEELPAFVKTLVNQCNDYPLVALIEAENSPNNSLIPIINALGFRGILLQPVNLDQTILSQIKVGNIGQFMAKSRAANLEAGVIGMIEAPDIPRLLPYSPDWLGFIIKHPVKSGQFGDNATNLLMRALLPVDSGQEQLPEGSGLGTDRIIIEDFILPMEIGAYKREYGHKQKVRFNIKADVERLSSNPEDMRHIFSYDLILDGIKNLVSLGHVELVETLAERIAALILAYPRVQKVIVRVDKLELGPAAVGVEIERQKKKA
- a CDS encoding YbhN family protein, producing the protein MKLKKYIWPLIGIIAMVVSIYILYHKLSAISFGDITSRLGALSPHHWVLAAFFALLAYAALAGYDRIALQHLGKKIPLHYIAICSFTTYALSHNIGASVFSGAVVRYRAYSKKGLSGVEIAVLVAFCSFTFALGTILLSGLVLVIRPDLITLVHEGIPSWLAVTIGIGMLTFVALYILGSLLQLRPLKIGKSFQISYPHFGIVVQQLIIGPLELIGAAGVIYATLPDIGNPGFIAVLGVFLASFTVTLLSNAPAGGVGVLEALFMAGMPNMSPADVISALIVFRLLYLIIPLVISLFFVAAFEISQYRQRNANIDNNAAKKLDMK
- the ybaL gene encoding YbaL family putative K(+) efflux transporter; the protein is MIQDTPLVTTIVVGLCLAFLFGVLANRLRISPLVGYLLAGVIVGPHTGGFRVDSVLINQLAEIGIILLMFGVGLHFSFKDLLSVKAIAIPGAIVQMTAATALGLCFSLVMGWGIGGGLVFGLALSTASTVVLLRSLQERNLIETDRGRIAVGWLIVEDLAMVLALVLIPALSTSLGGRITGEADPLAQWMQLGLFGTILLTIAKVVLFVILMVIVGQRVIPWLLKISAQSGSRELFRLSVLAIALGVAFFSAHLFGVSIALGAFFAGMIMSGSELSQRATEETLPLRDAFAVLFFVSVGMLFDPSKLLTAFLPLIVTLIIIIGGKSLAAYAIVRLFHRPYATALTIGAGLAQIGEFSFILAGLGTSLGIINDEARDLIVGGAILSILLNPLVCFAADKIRSRLETENGETTIIDIGADDDSDLAKTDKTNHTILVGFGDIGEKIANALQHSHIDFVVIDHNGQAVKSAEEQKNEAILGNAANVTILERANIEKARQLVISTKSAIDAAKIVAEARKANDRINIIAHAVTGVETSYLKDMGANTIVTDDEEIAKGILKHLSYPEADEQACSDDQTSPLNNGETPENVSGYV